The Oncorhynchus nerka isolate Pitt River linkage group LG15, Oner_Uvic_2.0, whole genome shotgun sequence genome contains the following window.
AGAAaggtggagcaggaggaggaggaggtggtggaggggtgggggttggtggtgtaggaggaggaggggggggaggttgtgtggtgggggtgGCAGGAGGGTGTAGGAATTCTATCGATAGCCAGAGTAGTTTGTTGCTGGTCCCCGGGACAGGGTTGTTGATGAGGGACGTGGGGGATGGGAGTAGTACGTCTAGCGCGGGGAGCGCCGACAGCTCCGATCACCCCCACCACAAGCAGCTCCACCTGGTTACACACGCTGGTAGCCTCGGGGGCGGTGGAACTGGGAGCCCGGAGCATCTCCAAAAGCCCCGGGCTGGCAGTGTGAGTGGAGAACGTGAGATCCCCTCCAGCCCTGAACCTCCTCACCCCCAGGGCAGGCACCGTAGTACCAGCCTGGAGTATCCCTACGCTATGCCCCAGCTCTGCCGGCCCCGCTGCGGCTCCATCTCGGTGCCCGACCACACCCATAGCGCCCGTTCCATGCGGGGGCTCAGCCCCGAGAAGTACGGCCGCAACGTGGGACGCCGGAGCCCCGAGTCCCAGCACCCATCCACCAAGCACCACCACCTCCATAGCTCCGACCTGCTTCTCTCCCAGAAACAGCAGCACCTCCTGGGGTCGGGTCAGGGCGGCAGCGCCGGGGAGCTCTACCAGAGGCACCACAGGGGGAGCATCGGGGGCGGTAGCTGCTGTGGAAGCCCCGAGCCCAGACAGGCACATCTAGGGTTGGGGACGCCAGAGCACCAGCACCATGAGAAGGGCTGTGTGATGTCAGCCGGGGGCAGTCCAGAGACTCACAGGCATCAGTATAGTGGGAGTCCAGACCACATGAAGTTCGGCAGCCCTGGGAGAGAGGTACAGAAGAGACCGGCCACCGCTGAAGAGCTGTCACCGCATCACAGGAGCATCTACAACGGCATGAACGGTAGGTGTTATAAGACTGGTTATAAGACTACAGGGGTTAATTGAGATTTCAAAGAAGTACTCATTCATATacaaacagtacacacacacacacacacacacacacagacagacacacagacacagacacagacagacaggcaggcaggcaggcaggcaggcaggcagacagacagacagacaggcaggcaggcaggcaggcaggcaggcagacagacagacagacagacagacagacagacagacagacagacagacagacagacagacagacagacagacagactacagtccCCCCAAACACATACCAGGGAAGTACTGTAATCtgaaattcaggaagtaaactgaaattccaattaaATAATTGAATAAAGGgcatttattttcaatgacttttCAATAAATGAAAAACTAGAAAGATATATATTTCACAAGGTTTTACATTTCTGAATTTTAAATTgaaatcacttcctga
Protein-coding sequences here:
- the LOC115142402 gene encoding coiled-coil domain-containing protein 85A-like, whose protein sequence is MEKASQPQLSLSITKSESPAEDISNIQDEDLLKWTKEDLVRRLRRSETDKMSVILDHSNLIREVNRSLQLHLNEIRGLKDINHKLQEDNQELRDLCCFLDDDRQKGKRVSREWQRLGRYSASIMRKEVTLYLQKLKELELRQDEVVRENLDLKELCLLLDEEKGGAGGGGGGGGVGVGGVGGGGGGGCVVGVAGGCRNSIDSQSSLLLVPGTGLLMRDVGDGSSTSSAGSADSSDHPHHKQLHLVTHAGSLGGGGTGSPEHLQKPRAGSVSGEREIPSSPEPPHPQGRHRSTSLEYPYAMPQLCRPRCGSISVPDHTHSARSMRGLSPEKYGRNVGRRSPESQHPSTKHHHLHSSDLLLSQKQQHLLGSGQGGSAGELYQRHHRGSIGGGSCCGSPEPRQAHLGLGTPEHQHHEKGCVMSAGGSPETHRHQYSGSPDHMKFGSPGREVQKRPATAEELSPHHRSIYNGMNGRCYKTGYKTTGVN